In one Perca fluviatilis chromosome 7, GENO_Pfluv_1.0, whole genome shotgun sequence genomic region, the following are encoded:
- the LOC120561674 gene encoding trypsin-like isoform X1 has translation MTLLALLLMIGAAAAVPREDGRIIGGQECEPHSRPFMASLNYGYHFCGGVLINNQWVLSVAHCWYNPYAMQIMLGEHDVRVFEGTEQLMKTKNIIWHPSYDYQTLDFDIMLIKLYHPVEVTEAVAPIPLPTACPMAGLPCSVSGWGYTAVNGELNLPVRLQCLDVPILDHQDCENAYPGMISSRMVCAGYMDGGRDACNGDSGSPLVCAGEVQGLVSWGQGCALPNYPGVYVKLCEFLSWIEDTMAANP, from the exons ATGACACTGCTGGCTCTGCTGCTGATGATCGGAGCTGCTG cggCAGTTCCCCGGGAAGATGGCAGGATCATTGGTGGGCAGGAGTGTGAGCCTCACTCTCGTCCATTCATGGCCTCCCTCAACTATGGTTACCACTTCTGTGGTGGGGTGCTCATCAACAATCAGTGGGTGCTCTCCGTTGCCCACTGTTGGTACAA TCCCTATGCCATGCAGATCATGCTGGGAGAACATGATGTGCGAGTGTTTGAAGGTACAGAGCAGCTCATGAAAACCAAAAACATCATCTGGCACCCGAG TTATGACTATCAGACTCTGGATTTTGACATCATGCTGATCAAGCTCTACCACCCAGTGGAGGTGACCGAGGCAGTCGCACCCATCCCCTTACCCACAGCGTGCCCCATGGCGGGGCTTCCCTGCTCTGTGTCTGGCTGGGGTTACACTGCCGTGAATGGCGAGC TGAACTTGCCCGTCCGTCTGCAGTGTTTGGACGTGCCCATACTGGACCACCAGGACTGTGAGAATGCCTATCCTGGCATGATCTCATCCAGGATGGTGTGTGCTGGATACATGGATGGAGGCAGAGATGCATGCAAT GGTGACTCCGGCAGCCCTCTGGTTTGTGCTGGGGAGGTCCAGGGCCTGGTGTCATGGGGTCAGGGATGTGCACTGCCTAACTACCCCGGAGTCTACGTCAAATTGTGTGAGTTCCTCTCCTGGATTGAAGATACCATGGCAGCCAACCCCTGA
- the LOC120561674 gene encoding trypsin-like isoform X2 yields the protein MASLNYGYHFCGGVLINNQWVLSVAHCWYNPYAMQIMLGEHDVRVFEGTEQLMKTKNIIWHPSYDYQTLDFDIMLIKLYHPVEVTEAVAPIPLPTACPMAGLPCSVSGWGYTAVNGELNLPVRLQCLDVPILDHQDCENAYPGMISSRMVCAGYMDGGRDACNGDSGSPLVCAGEVQGLVSWGQGCALPNYPGVYVKLCEFLSWIEDTMAANP from the exons ATGGCCTCCCTCAACTATGGTTACCACTTCTGTGGTGGGGTGCTCATCAACAATCAGTGGGTGCTCTCCGTTGCCCACTGTTGGTACAA TCCCTATGCCATGCAGATCATGCTGGGAGAACATGATGTGCGAGTGTTTGAAGGTACAGAGCAGCTCATGAAAACCAAAAACATCATCTGGCACCCGAG TTATGACTATCAGACTCTGGATTTTGACATCATGCTGATCAAGCTCTACCACCCAGTGGAGGTGACCGAGGCAGTCGCACCCATCCCCTTACCCACAGCGTGCCCCATGGCGGGGCTTCCCTGCTCTGTGTCTGGCTGGGGTTACACTGCCGTGAATGGCGAGC TGAACTTGCCCGTCCGTCTGCAGTGTTTGGACGTGCCCATACTGGACCACCAGGACTGTGAGAATGCCTATCCTGGCATGATCTCATCCAGGATGGTGTGTGCTGGATACATGGATGGAGGCAGAGATGCATGCAAT GGTGACTCCGGCAGCCCTCTGGTTTGTGCTGGGGAGGTCCAGGGCCTGGTGTCATGGGGTCAGGGATGTGCACTGCCTAACTACCCCGGAGTCTACGTCAAATTGTGTGAGTTCCTCTCCTGGATTGAAGATACCATGGCAGCCAACCCCTGA